The genomic interval CTTCGATTCCCAGTTATTTTCCGACTATTTCCCCGGCATCCCCCTAGGCGGCTTTTTCTGTAATGGTGAGATTGGCCCCCTCGGCAGTAGTACTTTTTTGCACGGATACACCTCAGTCTTCGGCATCTTTTACCCCACACAATAACACCCCCCTAGGCTGCCGAAGGGAAGAGGCATTATGCCTTTTCCAGCCACTCATAGATTTTGTTTAATTGTTCGATATTCACCAGGCCATATTGCCACAATACTACCGGCATCAGGCCCAAATTTTCTTCCACCGTCTTTTGTGCCATGGCAATGGAGTCCTGAGATAGATTTATTTCCTCTTGAAGGAATTGGATGAAACGCTGATAGGTCTTGCTAGGCATATCCTCTCCATGAACTTCAAAATAGTACAAGGTTTAAAAATCATAATCATAAGCACTCCTCTCCACCCGTTAATATTCTTAAATTTGTTTTAAATTTGTTTAACTTTTTCCCCCCATTCGGTGGCTTATTGTAGGAAAATTAGCCCTATTTTTCACTATTCTGTTAGAAAATTATCTTAGGGCAAAAAAAAAATTTATTTCCTAAAAAATTTCTAAAAAATCAACTGGCAAAAAAGGTTACCACCACCCGGTGGCGAGTGGACTACTATGGTTTGTCTACCCTTTTAGTTTTTGATTATGTATGTATTTTGTTGTACTAGATTTTAAGCTTTACCCCACCGACGCGGCTGGAGGATAGTCACCCAGACTCTGTTTCTTTAACAAACAGTATTGCTGAGTCAGTCACAGCCGTATGTATAGGGGTGATGGGAAAGGAGTGACCTTTTAGAACCCGGGGGGGGTATTATACATCATTATTTCCTATTTTGCCATTAATTTTCAGATTGTGCAGGGGAAGATAGCATTTTTATCGTCAATTTATCTCCCCGGCGGATATTCAACTGTTGTGCCCTACCCCCCGCCAATTCAATGACGTAGTCGACAGGGGTGTCAGAGTGATAAAGAGGACAAGGTTCTCTGTAGCACGGCGGTAAGGAGTGATATATCTGGACAACAGTGCCATCAGCCACAAAAATCATATCCAGAGGGATAAGGACATTTTTCATCCAAAAAGTCACAAGACTAGCCGGTTGAAAGGGAAATAGCATCCCCCGGTTAGGAGGAAGAAAGGGGCGAAACATCAATCCCAGTTGTTGTTGTTGGGGCGTTTTTGCCACCTCCAACTCGATTTGCTTCCCCCCCACCAGCAGCATTGCCTCCACCGGCAACTTTTGCGGCATCCCTGTTATCTCCTTCTCTTGTGCATTAAGCCGGTAAGAGACACCATACCCAGTTACCCCCACCATTAGAGTAAGAAAACAAAGGAATAAAGGTGGCACTTTCATGGTTATAAGAGAAAATGGTACTAATGAATATGGATTTTCTCAGACAGTATACCAGTATTATCAAGCAATAAAACCAATCAGACACTCAGCTTACAATGGCGAAAAAAAAGAAGACGTGGCCCATTGGTGCAATTTTACTAATTCTAATGAGTATAGCCGGTGCAACTGCTTTGACGCCAGAATTACTACGAATGTTTGAGCAAATAGTCGCCTCCCGCTATAGTGATAAAACCCAGTATACCCTCACCTCCTCCTCCAGAGTTTTACCCCTCGTTGACTTACCCCCCCAGCAGAGGAGAGAAAAACTCCTAGCCATTGCCAACGAAAAAAAAATCTCCCTCGACAGAAGTAGGGCAAGATACCTCCTGGCACTGGATATAATCAGAGGAGAATTAGACGGTGGCAAGGCCCTACCCCTTTTGCAAAATCTAGAAAAAGAATACCACATTCTCGCCCCCTATATCATTCTCCTACAAGGAAGAGCCCATGAATTAACCAACGATACAGAAAAGGCTATTAAAACCTGGGAAAAATTAATATCCCAATACCCCACAAATCCCATCCTCGCCGAAACCTATTACAAGTTAGGCAAATATCAACCCGAATACTGGGAAAAGGCTATTACAGAATTCCCCCAACACCCCCGCAGTCACCAAATAGCTAAGCAACTCTTAGAAACTAACCCCCAACGGAAGGAATTATATCTAGTACTGGCCAAATACCAAATTATCCCCGAAAATAAGAGTATAGTGGATAGACTGGTGCAAAATTTCGCCCCCCAACTGTCTACCGAAGACTGGGATGTCATTGGCAACTTCTACTGGCAGACAGGGAATTATCTCGCCGCCGCTACAGCCTATCAAAAAGCAGGCAAAACCCCAGAAAACCTATATCGCATTGCCCGTAGTTATCAGTTGGCAAACAGACAAAGAGAAGCAAAAACCGCCTATTTACAACTAGTTAAACAGTTTCCCTCCTCCCCTAACGCCGGCTTAGCCTACAGACGTCTTGCAAGCCTCACCAGTGGCGATGAAGCCCTTTCCTATCTTAACAAAGTAGATAAAAAATTCCCAGAAGAAATCCCCGCCGCCCTGAAACAAAAATTTACTATCCTCACCCGCCTTAAACGCTACTCCGATGCCACTGCCACAAGAGATAGACTCCTTAAAGAATTCCCTAACAGTGAAGAAGCCGCCCACTTTCGCTGGCAAATCGCCCAGGAATATGCCAACAAAGGAGATTATACCTCCGCCTGGCAGTGGGCAAGACAAATTAGTGTCTACAACCCTGACAGTATTTTAGCCCCCAGGGCCGCATTCTGGGTAGGCAAATGGGCAGAAAAACTGGGGCAGCAGCAGGAAGCCATCAAAGCATATGAATACGTCCTACAAAACTACCCCTATTCCTATTATGCCTGGCGTTCCGCAGTAAAACTGGGCAAAAAAGAAGCTGGTGACTTCCACAATCTCCGCTACCTCACCTTTAACCTTTCTTTCCCCTCCACTCGTCCCATTTTACCAGCCGGATCCCCCCAATTCAAGG from Geminocystis sp. M7585_C2015_104 carries:
- a CDS encoding transglycosylase SLT domain-containing protein, coding for MAKKKKTWPIGAILLILMSIAGATALTPELLRMFEQIVASRYSDKTQYTLTSSSRVLPLVDLPPQQRREKLLAIANEKKISLDRSRARYLLALDIIRGELDGGKALPLLQNLEKEYHILAPYIILLQGRAHELTNDTEKAIKTWEKLISQYPTNPILAETYYKLGKYQPEYWEKAITEFPQHPRSHQIAKQLLETNPQRKELYLVLAKYQIIPENKSIVDRLVQNFAPQLSTEDWDVIGNFYWQTGNYLAAATAYQKAGKTPENLYRIARSYQLANRQREAKTAYLQLVKQFPSSPNAGLAYRRLASLTSGDEALSYLNKVDKKFPEEIPAALKQKFTILTRLKRYSDATATRDRLLKEFPNSEEAAHFRWQIAQEYANKGDYTSAWQWARQISVYNPDSILAPRAAFWVGKWAEKLGQQQEAIKAYEYVLQNYPYSYYAWRSAVKLGKKEAGDFHNLRYLTFNLSFPSTRPILPAGSPQFKELFLLGEDSTAIDLFQAEIADKKELSVSEQFVLGVLKQIQGKYLEGINDILNLRNRTKPEDYEQWRLLRESPEYWYALFPFPYKDIILKWSEKRKINPLLVIALIRQESRFEKDIKSPAGAIGLMQIMPATAQWIAPQIKLQQYSLTRPEDNIQMGTWYLAYTHDTFNNNSLLAIASYNAGPGNVSNWISRYSLADLDEFVENIPFPETKNYVETVFGNYWNYFRLFRATN
- a CDS encoding DUF192 domain-containing protein; this encodes MKVPPLFLCFLTLMVGVTGYGVSYRLNAQEKEITGMPQKLPVEAMLLVGGKQIELEVAKTPQQQQLGLMFRPFLPPNRGMLFPFQPASLVTFWMKNVLIPLDMIFVADGTVVQIYHSLPPCYREPCPLYHSDTPVDYVIELAGGRAQQLNIRRGDKLTIKMLSSPAQSEN
- a CDS encoding DUF2949 domain-containing protein, yielding MPSKTYQRFIQFLQEEINLSQDSIAMAQKTVEENLGLMPVVLWQYGLVNIEQLNKIYEWLEKA